From Microbacterium sp. 10M-3C3:
GAGGTCTTCGATCCATGCCGCACGCATCGCCTGCGAATTGCCGACCACGAGGCCGACGAGCGTGATCGTCACGACGAGGAAGACGATCGTCGCCCACTCGAGGCGGATCGCGCGGCGCAGCGTCGCCTGCAGCTCGGGCGGCAGCTGCGTGAGGGCGTCGGTGCTCATGATCCGCCGTTCTCCCGCAGGTAGGTCTCGAGGTCGACGAGCAGACGGTTCTCCCCCATGCGGGTGAGGACGACGTGCTTCTCGGTGACGTCGTCGTCCGTCCGCGTCTCGCGGTACACCGCGGAGACCGCCGCCTTGTCGGTCCACGGCGTGTCGTCGGTGAAGCCGCCGATGGCGACGTCGATGCGCCCGCTGTCGAGGGCGTCTGCGAGCACCCCTTCACTCCCCTCGACCCAGGTCACCTCCGCGCCCGCCGCCTCGGCGAAGCCCTCGAGGAGCGTCACCTCGCTGCCCCGCGGAGATGTCCCGCTCGTGTCGACCCACGGCGGATTGTGGGTCACCCCCACGCGCAACTCGCCGCCGTCGATGCGCTCGGTGGTGCCCTCGGTGTCGCGCGGCAGTCCGCACGCGGCGAGCGCGACCAGGAGCGCCGCCGCCATCGGGATCGCGACGAGCCGTCGGGTCACGCCGTCACTCCTCGCCCTCACGCACGGGCCCCGGCTCCATGAACCACTCGACCATGGAGCGGGCGCGCCCGTCGGCGGCGAGCTCGACGACCCACAGGTTCGCGTAGTCGCGTCCGCTCGTGTAGTGCGTGCGGCCCTCGATGACCCCGACGTCGCCGGTCATCGCGATCGGTCGGCCGTCGAAGGTCCACTCGCCCGGCTCGTCGCGGTGCGCGAGCCATTCCCGCACGATCGCGTCCTGCCCGATCCACGGGTGCGGGTCGTACGGACCGCCCGCGTACGTCCCGTCGTCGGTGAAGAGCGCGCGGATGTCGTCGGGCTCGTTCGACGCCCACGCCCGGAGGTAGGCGTCGAGCCACTGCTGGAGTCGTTCCATGATCCACCCCTACCGAGGAGGCGCGGCGCGGTCAACGGGGTGGCGCCGCGTACACTCGGGCGGTGCCGATCATCCCCGCCGCCGAGGTCGAGGTCACCGCGGAGCTCGTCCGCGGCCTCCTCTCGGCCCAGGCCCCCGCGCTCCTGGGCGGCCGCGAACGGATGCGGCGGGCCGCCGCCGGCTGGGACAGCGAGATGTGGCGCCTGGGCGACGACCTCGTCGTGCGCCTGCCGCGACGCGCGGCGGCGGCACCGCTGATCCGGCACGAGCAGCAGGCGCTTCCCGCGATCGCGCAGCGCCTCGCGGCGACGGGCGTCGCCGTGCCGGCACCCGTCTTCGCGGGCACGCCCTCCGAGCAGTTCCCGTGGCCCTGGTCGGTCGCGCCGTGGTTCGAGGGCGACGCGGTCACCGGCACCCCGCGGTCCGCGCGCACGGCGTGGGCCGCGACGCTCGCGCGCGCGCTCGTCGCGCTGCACGCGGATGCGCCGCCCACCGCGCCGCGGAACCCGGTGCGGGGCGTGCCCCTGGCCGAGCGCGACGAGGGCGTCCGCGCGCGGATGTCCGCCGCATCCGCCGACCTGCGCGCCGTAGCCGTGCGGCGGTGGGAGGCGGCCCTGGCGGCGCCGCCGTGGACCTCGGCGCCCGTGTGGATCCACGGCGACCTGCACCCCGGGAACCTCGTCGCCCGAGACGGCGCGCTGCGCGCGATCGTCGACTTCGGCGACGTCACCTCCGGCGACCCCGCGTACGACCTCGCCGTCGGGTGGCTCGCGTTCGATCGCGCCGGGCGCGAGCGCTTCGCCGCCGCGACCGGCGAGCGCTACGACGCCGCGACGTGGACCCGCGCCGCGGGGTGGGCGGCGGCGATCGCGCTGCTGCTCCTCGCTCACGGCGACGAGGATCCCGCCTTCGCCGCCGAGGGGCGCACGGCGCTGCGCGAGCTCGCCTGAGCCGCCGCGCCTGAGCCGCCGCGCGGAGCGTACCGGCTCCGGCCGCAGCGCGGACAGGGGCATCGGGGCGGGCACGCCCGCGCGGCATGTTTGCGGGATGCCCGCCGCCGTCTCCGCCGCCGTCGGCGCGGCGCTGCGCGGGGTGTTCGCGGCGATCCTCCTCGTCCGGCGCCCCCGCCCCATCCACGCGCACGGCGTCGTGCTGGAGGGGATGCTGGTCCCCTCCCCC
This genomic window contains:
- a CDS encoding transporter substrate-binding domain-containing protein, which translates into the protein MTRRLVAIPMAAALLVALAACGLPRDTEGTTERIDGGELRVGVTHNPPWVDTSGTSPRGSEVTLLEGFAEAAGAEVTWVEGSEGVLADALDSGRIDVAIGGFTDDTPWTDKAAVSAVYRETRTDDDVTEKHVVLTRMGENRLLVDLETYLRENGGS
- a CDS encoding nuclear transport factor 2 family protein → MERLQQWLDAYLRAWASNEPDDIRALFTDDGTYAGGPYDPHPWIGQDAIVREWLAHRDEPGEWTFDGRPIAMTGDVGVIEGRTHYTSGRDYANLWVVELAADGRARSMVEWFMEPGPVREGEE
- a CDS encoding aminoglycoside phosphotransferase family protein, encoding MPIIPAAEVEVTAELVRGLLSAQAPALLGGRERMRRAAAGWDSEMWRLGDDLVVRLPRRAAAAPLIRHEQQALPAIAQRLAATGVAVPAPVFAGTPSEQFPWPWSVAPWFEGDAVTGTPRSARTAWAATLARALVALHADAPPTAPRNPVRGVPLAERDEGVRARMSAASADLRAVAVRRWEAALAAPPWTSAPVWIHGDLHPGNLVARDGALRAIVDFGDVTSGDPAYDLAVGWLAFDRAGRERFAAATGERYDAATWTRAAGWAAAIALLLLAHGDEDPAFAAEGRTALRELA